Within the Bremerella sp. JC817 genome, the region GTTCCATTTTCCGGCGTCCGAGGCGCTCTGACATCTCCGGCTCGGTCAGATTATAGGTTCCCGCGGCGCCGCAGCAGATCTCGGACTCTTCGAGCGGGACGAGTTCCAACCCCGGGATCATCTCGAGAAGCTGCCTCGGCTGCGTCCGGACCCGCTGCGCATGGACCAGGTGGCAGGCGTCGTGATACGTCACTT harbors:
- a CDS encoding (Fe-S)-binding protein, whose product is MVLPQEDHALALQFAAKVKDVSEFLIQLGPIAPAHAVPYRKVTYHDACHLVHAQRVRTQPRQLLEMIPGLELVPLEESEICCGAAGTYNLTEPEMSERLGRRKME